One part of the Acidobacteriota bacterium genome encodes these proteins:
- a CDS encoding thiol-disulfide isomerase, with amino-acid sequence MTIARLFVALILVAVFVAPAAAEETPTFSKDVAPILYEHCVACHRAGEFAPMPLVTYDEARPWARAIRQRVEAREMPPWYAEPGHQEYSNDASLSDEAIAMIGAWVEGGAPEGNPAHLPDVPAFPEGWTIGEPDIVLSMLAPYDVPADGTVPYLYFTVPTNFTEDKWVKAVEIKPGDRRVVHHVIATLQQSDPAAPPSPEPTLRRDRQRQSGSLGGTTPNKLGNVYPEGVARKIPAGAEIVLQMHYTTIGEATSDQTSVGLIFQDEPPTRAVGGGQVINARFVIPPGAADHQVRAEQVIEEDTWLTTMNPHMHSRGKDFTYTAVYPDGTEEILLRVPNYNFDWQLTYRLAEPKLLPAGTRLVGVAHYDNSVNNRHNPDPSAEVRWGDQTWEEMMIGFYGTEDLSGATEPTTTSGG; translated from the coding sequence ATGACGATCGCAAGACTCTTCGTTGCCTTGATACTGGTCGCCGTTTTCGTCGCGCCGGCCGCGGCGGAGGAGACGCCCACGTTTTCGAAGGACGTGGCTCCGATCCTCTACGAGCACTGCGTCGCCTGCCACCGAGCGGGCGAGTTCGCGCCGATGCCGCTCGTCACCTACGACGAGGCGCGTCCGTGGGCGCGCGCCATCCGGCAGCGGGTGGAGGCGCGAGAGATGCCGCCCTGGTACGCCGAGCCGGGCCACCAGGAATACTCGAACGACGCCAGCCTGAGCGACGAGGCCATCGCGATGATCGGCGCTTGGGTCGAAGGGGGCGCACCCGAGGGCAATCCGGCCCACCTTCCCGACGTGCCCGCGTTTCCCGAGGGCTGGACGATCGGCGAGCCGGACATCGTGTTGAGCATGCTGGCGCCGTACGATGTCCCCGCCGACGGGACGGTCCCGTATCTCTACTTCACGGTACCGACCAATTTCACCGAGGACAAGTGGGTGAAGGCGGTGGAGATCAAGCCGGGCGATCGTCGCGTCGTCCACCATGTCATCGCCACGCTGCAGCAGTCCGATCCCGCCGCGCCGCCGTCACCCGAGCCGACGCTGAGGCGGGACCGGCAGCGGCAGAGCGGATCGCTTGGCGGGACGACGCCGAACAAGCTGGGGAACGTCTACCCGGAGGGTGTCGCCCGGAAGATACCCGCGGGCGCCGAGATTGTCCTGCAGATGCACTACACGACGATTGGCGAGGCGACCAGCGACCAGACCAGCGTCGGCCTGATCTTTCAGGACGAACCGCCCACCCGGGCGGTGGGTGGCGGCCAGGTGATCAACGCGCGGTTCGTCATTCCGCCTGGTGCGGCCGATCATCAGGTGCGCGCCGAGCAGGTGATCGAGGAAGACACCTGGCTCACGACGATGAACCCGCACATGCACTCGCGCGGCAAGGACTTCACGTACACGGCGGTCTATCCGGACGGGACGGAGGAGATCCTGCTGCGGGTGCCGAACTACAACTTCGACTGGCAGCTTACGTACCGGCTGGCCGAGCCGAAGTTGCTGCCGGCGGGCACCAGGCTGGTCGGCGTCGCGCACTACGACAACTCGGTCAACAACCGGCACAACCCCGATCCGAGCGCCGAGGTGCGCTGGGGCGACCAGACGTGGGAAGAGATGATGATCGGCTTCTACGGCACGGAGGATCTCTCCGGGGCCACTGAACCGACCACGACCAGCGGTGGTTAA
- a CDS encoding HupE/UreJ family protein translates to MDTQNAAFVQGVDGPAPAPFMYLGAKHMVTGYDHLLFLVGVIFFLYRLRDVVLYVSLFTLGHSITLLFGVLGRLEVNAYIIDAIIGLSVCYKAFENMGGFERVLGFRPNTKMAVLIFGLFHGLGLATKLQEFTVTDNGLVANIFSFNAGVEIGQILALTAVLVGITAWRMRPSFVRHAFVTNAVLMGGGFVLTAQQLFGYVFYP, encoded by the coding sequence ATGGACACGCAGAACGCGGCGTTCGTCCAGGGGGTAGACGGGCCGGCGCCGGCGCCGTTCATGTACCTCGGCGCCAAGCACATGGTGACCGGCTACGACCATCTGCTCTTCCTGGTCGGCGTCATCTTCTTTCTCTACCGACTGCGCGATGTCGTCCTGTACGTAAGCCTCTTCACGCTGGGGCACAGCATCACGCTGCTCTTCGGCGTGCTTGGCCGGCTGGAGGTCAACGCCTACATCATCGATGCCATCATCGGGCTGTCGGTCTGCTACAAGGCGTTCGAGAACATGGGCGGCTTCGAGCGGGTGCTCGGCTTCCGGCCCAACACGAAGATGGCGGTGCTCATCTTCGGCCTGTTTCACGGCCTGGGCCTCGCCACCAAGCTGCAGGAGTTCACGGTGACCGACAACGGCCTCGTGGCGAACATCTTCAGCTTCAACGCGGGGGTCGAGATCGGACAGATCCTGGCCCTCACGGCCGTTCTCGTCGGGATTACCGCCTGGCGCATGCGCCCCAGCTTCGTGCGCCATGCCTTCGTGACGAACGCCGTGCTGATGGGAGGCGGCTTCGTGCTGACCGCGCAACAGTTATTCGGCTACGTCTTCTATCCGTGA
- a CDS encoding aminoacyl-histidine dipeptidase: MTFVSSLEPIAVWTQFDTILTIPRVSKDEERMRRHVIAAADRIGFDHAVDAAGNVVVRKPGSPGHEAAHVTILQSHLDMVQEKNREVAFDFGSDAIVPQRKGDYVTATGTTLGSDNGIGVAAMLAVMEATDLTHGPLEFLFTIDEETGLTGAAQLDASLLKGRRLLNLDSEEEGVVYVGCAGGGDTRLTLAAETVEAGAADRRAALAVTGLKGGHSGCDIHLQRGNAIGLLARALWSAYQTTPFRLARIQGGSAHNAIPREAFATIVAEGDVLDDVIASVRNEMEAVQAEFRPADPRIELSVDESAESTRDGAPWSAETTATVLRLLTSLPHGVAAMSYDIPDLVETSNNLATVGGSNGSIVITTSTRSSVDAALDALRRRIRATGELAGARVEEGNAYPGWKPNLDSPLLDVVRRVHAEVLGNEPDVKAIHAGLECGIIGKKTPGIDMVSFGPTIEFPHSPDERVHVDSVGRFYGLLTATLAALAQEDAK, from the coding sequence ATGACGTTTGTTTCCAGCCTGGAACCAATTGCCGTCTGGACCCAGTTCGACACGATACTGACCATCCCGCGCGTTTCGAAGGACGAGGAGCGGATGCGCCGGCACGTGATTGCCGCCGCTGACCGGATCGGCTTCGACCACGCCGTCGATGCGGCCGGCAATGTCGTCGTGCGCAAGCCGGGCAGTCCGGGCCATGAGGCGGCGCACGTGACGATTCTGCAATCACACCTCGACATGGTGCAGGAGAAGAACCGCGAGGTCGCGTTCGACTTCGGCAGCGACGCGATCGTGCCGCAGCGGAAGGGCGACTACGTCACCGCCACCGGCACGACGCTGGGCTCGGACAACGGCATCGGGGTCGCGGCGATGCTTGCCGTCATGGAGGCGACGGACCTGACGCACGGCCCGCTGGAGTTTCTCTTCACGATCGACGAGGAAACCGGCCTGACCGGCGCCGCGCAACTGGATGCCTCACTGCTGAAAGGGCGCCGGCTGCTGAACCTCGACTCCGAGGAAGAGGGGGTCGTTTACGTCGGCTGCGCCGGCGGCGGCGATACGCGACTGACCCTCGCGGCCGAGACCGTGGAGGCAGGCGCCGCCGACCGGCGCGCCGCTCTCGCGGTCACCGGCCTGAAGGGAGGCCACTCCGGTTGCGACATCCACCTGCAGCGAGGCAACGCCATCGGCCTGCTGGCCCGCGCCCTGTGGTCGGCGTACCAGACGACGCCGTTCCGCCTCGCGCGCATCCAGGGTGGCAGTGCCCACAACGCGATACCGCGCGAGGCGTTCGCGACCATCGTGGCCGAAGGAGACGTGCTCGACGACGTCATCGCCAGCGTCCGCAACGAGATGGAGGCGGTCCAGGCGGAATTTCGCCCCGCCGATCCGCGCATCGAGCTCTCGGTCGACGAGTCCGCGGAGTCGACCCGCGACGGCGCGCCGTGGAGTGCGGAAACGACCGCCACCGTACTCCGTCTCCTGACGAGCCTGCCGCACGGCGTCGCCGCGATGAGCTACGACATCCCCGACCTCGTGGAAACGAGCAACAACCTGGCCACCGTTGGCGGCTCCAATGGATCGATCGTGATCACCACGAGCACGCGCTCGTCAGTCGACGCGGCCCTCGATGCGCTGCGGCGGCGCATCCGCGCGACCGGCGAGCTGGCGGGCGCGCGGGTGGAAGAAGGGAACGCCTACCCGGGCTGGAAGCCGAATCTCGACTCGCCGCTACTCGACGTCGTCAGGCGAGTTCATGCCGAAGTGTTGGGCAACGAGCCAGACGTCAAGGCGATTCACGCCGGACTGGAGTGCGGCATCATCGGCAAGAAGACGCCGGGCATCGACATGGTCTCGTTCGGTCCGACGATCGAGTTCCCGCACTCTCCCGACGAACGGGTCCATGTGGACTCGGTCGGCCGCTTCTACGGGCTGCTGACCGCGACCCTTGCGGCCCTGGCGCAGGAAGACGCGAAGTAG
- a CDS encoding efflux RND transporter permease subunit yields the protein MTSTDTDRAAQPAEARKGLIAYFAGNPVAANLLMLVLIAGGVASGCQLAVQNFPEIDLRMVHVTVLSPGSSPQEVEQDINRRVEESVIGLAGVERVVATATEGVGRINIEMATFADAGSVLNDVRNAVDAIENFPPLNAEQPEIRLAQLSIEAMTLAVSSSVVGENELRLAAENVRDELLGLPSVSLVTLRGTRDREIAIELSEEELRRNDLSIADVSAAVQRASLNLTFGELRTESGGVVLHTVAKRSIGEEFEDIPLITRLNGTIVKLGDVAEIRDGFVEDDVVSEVNGTPAVFIRVDATERQSIVDMGDDIRSWLADYEPPQDVAIGVWNDRAQPAIDRMSAVARNGLAGAILVFLLLVLVFDLRAATWMAIGIPFSFVGALTFFAPANLTLNIGTLLGFFLMIGLVVDDALVVGESIATERDRGKRGAEAATSGAKAVVGPITIGACTTILAFVPFLFVTASLTQFVNVFPYVAFFVLTVSLVEAFFILPAHLSHDGNWSLGPLRALQVRVCAWLDQLRERTVAPAVAWSVRNVWPMLAGGAVLVLFSLLLLGSEVVRIILFDEEMNIPENVQVDLRLPAGTPFGTTLAAAEQVAAAAHAMNEQLPGESISGVSILAGNVVSSRTGTEEPNGSHLAGVRIHLNGRPARQVSPAEIERVWRENIGELSHLETMEFQRTSVRPRPSVAYALKHDDAEVLRAAAGELRSYLGTMPGIYEIADSLSLGKRHLEIELTPAGEAAGLTPTAIGAALRAKFHGVEVQRIQRGHEELQVVVRYPRERRRNLRELANERVRRVGGGEVPLSVVADLSESREQATLMRIDGNQAATVEARADAAIVTPLQARRQVEREIIPELLAEHPDLTIEPAGGVRDERAMLETLGFLVPVVLIAMYALMAAFLRSYWKPLVAVAGFPISFAGAVLAHWVLGWDLTAMSLLGLIAVFGVIVNDALVLLDRYNTLRRENAMLPAIAAAAAAARHRFRAVFLTSATTILGLSPLLYERSDDLVFVVPFVVSMVGGLVLSGAFILFLLPTLVMIAEGGSE from the coding sequence ATGACCTCCACCGACACCGACAGGGCTGCGCAGCCGGCCGAAGCGCGGAAGGGGCTGATCGCCTACTTCGCGGGGAATCCGGTCGCCGCCAATCTGCTCATGCTGGTTCTCATCGCCGGCGGGGTCGCGTCCGGCTGTCAGCTCGCGGTTCAGAACTTCCCGGAAATCGATCTGCGAATGGTGCACGTGACGGTGCTGTCGCCCGGGTCATCGCCGCAGGAAGTGGAGCAGGACATCAACCGCCGCGTCGAGGAGAGCGTGATCGGTCTCGCGGGCGTCGAGCGGGTGGTGGCCACCGCCACCGAGGGCGTGGGTCGGATCAACATCGAGATGGCGACCTTCGCGGATGCCGGTTCGGTCCTGAACGACGTGCGGAACGCGGTGGATGCCATCGAGAACTTCCCGCCGCTGAACGCGGAACAGCCGGAGATCAGGCTGGCGCAGCTCTCCATCGAAGCGATGACGCTGGCCGTCTCGTCTTCGGTTGTCGGCGAGAACGAGCTGCGGCTGGCGGCCGAGAACGTGCGCGACGAGCTGCTGGGGTTGCCGTCGGTCTCGCTCGTGACGCTCCGGGGCACGCGGGACCGGGAGATAGCGATCGAACTCAGCGAGGAAGAGCTCCGCCGGAACGACCTGTCCATCGCCGACGTATCCGCCGCGGTGCAGCGCGCCTCCCTCAACCTCACGTTCGGGGAGCTGCGCACCGAGTCGGGCGGGGTGGTGCTGCACACCGTGGCCAAGCGCAGCATCGGCGAGGAGTTCGAGGACATTCCGCTCATCACGCGGTTGAACGGGACCATCGTGAAGCTCGGCGACGTGGCGGAGATTCGTGACGGGTTCGTCGAGGACGACGTCGTCTCGGAGGTCAACGGCACGCCGGCCGTGTTCATTCGCGTCGACGCCACGGAGCGGCAGTCGATCGTCGACATGGGCGACGACATCCGAAGCTGGCTCGCGGACTACGAACCTCCACAGGACGTCGCGATCGGCGTCTGGAACGACCGGGCGCAGCCGGCCATCGACCGGATGTCGGCGGTCGCGAGGAACGGGCTGGCCGGCGCGATACTGGTCTTTCTGCTTCTCGTGCTCGTGTTCGACCTGCGCGCCGCGACGTGGATGGCGATCGGCATTCCGTTCTCGTTCGTCGGCGCCCTGACGTTCTTCGCTCCGGCGAACCTGACGTTGAACATCGGAACGCTGCTCGGCTTCTTCCTGATGATCGGTCTGGTCGTGGACGATGCGCTGGTTGTCGGCGAGAGTATCGCTACCGAACGCGACCGCGGCAAGCGTGGGGCGGAGGCCGCCACGTCGGGCGCGAAGGCCGTGGTGGGGCCCATAACCATCGGCGCGTGCACGACGATCCTCGCGTTCGTGCCGTTCCTCTTCGTCACCGCGTCCCTCACCCAGTTCGTGAACGTCTTTCCGTACGTCGCGTTCTTCGTGCTCACCGTGTCGCTGGTCGAGGCGTTCTTCATTCTGCCTGCCCATCTCTCGCACGACGGAAACTGGAGCCTGGGACCGCTGCGGGCCCTGCAGGTTCGCGTGTGCGCCTGGCTGGACCAACTCCGGGAGCGCACCGTGGCGCCAGCGGTGGCGTGGTCCGTGCGGAACGTCTGGCCGATGCTCGCGGGCGGCGCCGTGCTTGTGCTGTTCTCGCTGTTGCTGCTGGGCTCCGAGGTGGTTCGGATCATCCTCTTCGACGAGGAAATGAACATTCCGGAGAACGTCCAGGTGGACTTGCGTCTCCCGGCCGGCACGCCGTTCGGCACCACCCTCGCCGCCGCGGAGCAGGTTGCGGCCGCCGCGCACGCGATGAACGAGCAACTCCCCGGAGAATCGATCTCCGGGGTCAGCATCCTCGCCGGCAACGTCGTCTCGTCGCGAACGGGCACGGAAGAACCGAACGGCAGCCATCTCGCCGGGGTGCGGATCCACCTCAACGGGCGGCCGGCCCGGCAAGTCTCGCCGGCAGAGATCGAACGCGTCTGGCGGGAGAACATCGGGGAGTTGTCACATCTGGAAACGATGGAGTTCCAGAGAACGAGCGTGCGACCCCGACCGAGCGTCGCGTACGCGCTGAAGCACGACGACGCGGAAGTGCTGCGTGCGGCGGCCGGCGAATTGCGGTCCTATCTCGGGACGATGCCGGGCATCTACGAGATCGCCGACAGCCTGTCGCTCGGAAAGCGGCACCTCGAGATCGAGCTGACCCCGGCCGGAGAAGCGGCGGGCTTGACGCCGACCGCCATCGGGGCGGCGCTGCGCGCGAAATTCCACGGCGTGGAGGTGCAGCGGATTCAACGCGGTCATGAAGAGCTCCAGGTCGTGGTGCGCTACCCGCGGGAGCGGCGGCGCAATCTGCGTGAGCTGGCCAATGAACGCGTCCGTCGGGTCGGCGGCGGCGAAGTGCCGTTGTCGGTGGTGGCGGATCTGAGCGAGAGCCGCGAGCAGGCGACGCTGATGCGTATCGACGGCAACCAGGCCGCGACGGTGGAAGCCCGAGCCGACGCGGCGATTGTCACTCCCCTGCAGGCGCGGAGGCAGGTCGAGCGGGAGATCATCCCGGAGCTGCTCGCGGAACACCCCGACCTGACGATAGAGCCTGCCGGCGGCGTGCGGGACGAGCGGGCCATGCTGGAAACCCTCGGCTTTCTGGTTCCCGTCGTGCTGATCGCCATGTACGCCCTCATGGCGGCGTTTCTGCGGAGCTATTGGAAACCGCTGGTCGCCGTGGCCGGGTTCCCGATATCGTTCGCCGGCGCGGTGCTGGCGCACTGGGTGCTTGGATGGGATCTGACCGCCATGTCGCTGCTCGGTCTGATCGCGGTCTTCGGCGTGATCGTCAACGATGCGCTGGTGCTGCTGGACCGCTACAACACCCTTCGCCGTGAGAACGCAATGCTGCCGGCCATCGCGGCGGCGGCGGCGGCAGCGCGGCACCGCTTCCGGGCGGTGTTCCTGACGAGCGCGACCACCATCCTGGGGCTGTCTCCCCTGCTCTACGAGCGCAGCGACGACCTGGTCTTCGTCGTGCCGTTCGTCGTCAGCATGGTGGGTGGCCTGGTGCTGTCCGGCGCGTTCATTCTCTTCCTTCTGCCGACGCTGGTGATGATCGCCGAGGGCGGCTCGGAGTAG